From the genome of Psychrobacter sp. M13:
ACTGCCGTTATTCCCAGCAGCCTCGCAAGAGTTTGCCCCAATCGCTATGACTTTAGGTACTATCGGCATCTTTTATGGCGCGTGGCTGGCCTTTATGCAGACCGATATGAAGCGCCTGCTCGCCTATACTAGTATCTCGCACATGGGCTTTATCGTCTTAGCTATCTATGCAGGAACGTTGCTTAGCTTACAAGGCTTGATGGTACAGATGCTCGCACATGGTCTTAGCTCAGCGGCGCTATTTATTATGGCAGGTCAGCTCTACGAGCGCTTGCATACGCGCGATATCACTGTGATGGGTGGTATGTGGGGGCAGTTTCGCTACTATGCGCCGCTATTGATGTTCTTTTGTGCTGCGCTATTAGGTATCCCTGGTACAGGTAACTTTATTGGTGAGTTTATGATCTTATTTGGCTCATTTGCTCAGTATCCTGTGTTTGTAGTATTTGCGACATTCAGCTTAGTATTAGCAGGCTTGTATTCATTACTACTAGTGTATCGAGCGCTATTTGGGGCTAATACTACCAAAGAAGTTGCAAGACGTGAAACCAAAGATCATGGTCTACCTGAACGGCGCCTAAAAGATTTAGGACGGCGCGAGATATCATTATTGCTGGTGTTGGCAGTAGGTTTAGTATGGCTTGGGCTTTACCCACAGCCAATATTAGATACTTCAAGCCATGCGATGCAGTGGATCAATAATGCTTATATTTATAGTGAAATCACTCAAGTCGATGCGTCACAACTGCTTGATGCAATGGAGGCACGTTAAGTCATGAATGAGTCTATGATGAATGATTTGATGGGGCTGATGCCTTATGCACCAGTAATTGCCGTATCGATTACCGTGCTGATAGTAATGATTGCCATTGCTATTAAGCGCTCGCACTTTATCACGGGCACGATCACAGTAGTTGGTCTCAATATCGGTCTGTTTATCTTGATCGGTCAGATGACAGGCTATATAGAAAGTGCACCTGTATTGTTAGAGGCTGGTCAGCTATTTGCAGTCGATGGTTTTGCGCAGTTCAATATGCTCATTATCTTTATCTGTGCGCTGGCCTGTTGTACGCTCTCTTATGCTTATATGGTCAGTTATAGCGACAATAAAGATGAGCTATATTTGCTCATGCTATTGTCAACAGTTGGTGCGCTCTTAATGGTTTGCGCGCAACACATGGCCTCCTTCTTCGTGAGCTTAGAGCTATTATCTGTACCCTTATACGGTATGTTGTCCTATACCTTTTTACGTAGCAAATCGCTTGAGTCAGGTCTGAAATATTTGGTGCTATCAGCTGCCGCCTCAGCGACTCTGCTTATGGGTATGGCCTTTATCTACGCGCAAGTGGGCTCACTGAGCTTTAAATCTATTAGCTTGCAGCTGGCGACTATGTATCAGTCACCGCTACTGGTATTGGGAACAGCCTTGATGATGTTCGGTATTGCCTTTAAGCTTTCAGCTGCGCCGTTTCATATTTGGACGCCTGATGTCTATGAGGGTGCACCTGCACCTGTTGCGACTTACTTAGCTTCGGTGACCAAAGTGGCCATGATGGCTTTGGCCATTCGATTTTTACTTGATACGCAGCTATTGGCGCTGCCCTCAGTACAAATACTAATCACAGTGATGGCAACCTTATCTATTTTAGTAGGTAACTTATTAGCCGTACGCCAGACCAATCTTAAGCGCTTACTAGGCTATTCATCTATCGCTCACATGGGTTATGTATTGATTATTATCGTCAGTATTGGCCCTGGTGCTGATAGCGTCTCGACAATGTATATGGCGATTTATGCCTTTACCTCTATTGGTGCTTTTGGTGTAGTAACCTTGATGTCTAGTCCGTTTAGGCTTTCGGGTGAGGCGGATGAGTTAGTTCATTATCAAGGTCTTTTTTGGCGTCGTCCTGTATTGACAGCCTCGATGACTATTATGATGTTATCTCTAGCAGGTATTCCACTGACCGCAGGCTTTATTACCAAATTATTTGCAATATTTGCAGCGGTACAAGGCGTACAGTGGTTCTTAGCCGCGATGATTATTATCGGTAGTGCTATCGGACTGTTCTATTACTTGCGAGTGATGCTAACACTCTTTAAGCGACCTAAACAGTTTATCGAGTTTGACGTAGTAGGGCATTGGGGTGTGCGCACTGGTGGTATTATGGTGATTGCGGTTACCTTGGTCATTGTGTACTTTGGCATCTTACCAAGTACGATGATCGAATGGTCTACATTGGCTCGTATTTGGTAAGTTAAAGTTTTTAAAGTTCAATCGATTTTAGGCTGTTATCAATAACAGTCGATCAATAACAAAGGTTAGCGCAGGCTGGCCTTTTTGATTTTTACTGTTTCATTTCAAAGTGAGTTGATTTAAGTTTTTACGACCGCATGACTAATGATTAGCAATCAAGTACCCGAATATAATTATCAAAACTGACTACCGATTATGAGTGATAACTATTATGAGTGACAATATTCAAAGCGTGACTGTGCTTAGTAAGACCACTTGGACACCTAATTTATTTAGCTTCACCGTCACCCGTCCCGATAGCTTCAAATTTACCGCAGGGCAGTTTGTACGCTTAGGGGTCAACCCGAGCCAGCTGCAATATTACAAAAATAATGAACAGTCAGCCGTTGATGAAGCAGTTAATGAGGACATCTTTCGCGCTTATTCTATTGTGTCATCACCTTTCGATGAAGTGCTAGAGTTTTTCTCTATTGTGATTCCTGATGGCGCGTTTACCTCGCAGTTGCAGCATTTGCAAGTCGGTGATGAGCTGTTACTAAATACAATGCCGTTTGGGTTTTTAACTTTAGCGCGTTATCAGAAGCCTGAACCCAAAGATTTATGGTTATTAGCCACAGGTACAGGGCTTGCGCCATTTTTATCTATGCTGCAAGACTTGCAAACGTGGCAAGATTACGAGCATATCGTGTTGGCTTATAGTGCACGTACCATAGAAGAGCTAGCTTATTTAGATAAAATTCAGCAACTGGAGGCAGATTTTGGTGCTTTAGTTGATGATCCTGCTAAGCTGATATTCGTACCGATAGTGACTCGCGAGCCGATGGAGGGCGCTTTGACCGAGCGCTTGCCTAAGCTTTTATTGGATAATAGCTTGCAGGAGCGGGCAGGTATATCTTTGGACACGGACAGTGCTCATGTCATGCTCTGTGGCAATCCTGATATGGTAGAGGATACTAAGGAGACCCTGAAAACTTTAGGCTTTGTGATGAATCGTCGCGGAGAGGGAAATATTGCGGTTGAGAATTATTGGTAAGCTTGCTTGATGAGTTAATAGTCCAATATAGACCCAAAAAGCCGCAAGCTGTCTTTAATCTTAGAAAAATTGCGGCTTTTTATTGTTTACATACTGGTGGATTTTTTACCTAGTAAAGAAGCTTAAGCTTCTTTACTAGGTTCAGTCGCATCACCAATTGGGTTGATCGGACCTTTCATCATCTCAGGCTCTGCCTCGCCGCCATAATAGTCCGCTTGTACTTGCTCCGCCTGTTTTTTATTATCAGCATCAATGACGTCAACTGTACTGTCACTATTGCTGTTATTGTCCTTTTCGCTAATGATGTTATCGCCATTACTGCCGCCTAATAAATCACGATAGTTGACTTGAGTTTTTAATACCAACTGCTCTTCTTCAACCTCACCGTAGTTCACTTGCACTTTATGCAAGGTGCTCATGATTTTTTCATTATTCTTCAGCCAGCGATGAATATCTAAATATATAATGTCTTCTTTAGCACGGGCGATATTGATATAAGTTAAGATCACGCCTAAGGGGTCTTTTTTGAGCACTTTGTGATAAAACCAAACCGCAAGCTTGATGCCTTGGCGTTTGACAAAGGACTCACAGCGTAAATTAAGCACATCGGTAAAGGTGAGCTGGCCAAATACAAAGCGCTGTACGTTACGATCTATCTGCACATGCACTAGCCTAAAGTTACTAGCAACTTCGACGTAAATACCCGCAACATTGATCGTACAAAACAGGCGAAACCACTTTTCATGTAGCTCAACTCGTATCTCCAAAATAGCATTAACATTATCGGTGACGAACTTTTGCAGCGCATCATTAACATACTTTTGTGCCACTGGCAGGGCGATTTCATCTTCGATTTTGTCAGTGGTTTTGCCATATAGGTTTTTGAGAGATTGGGTAAGGCTATCCCAGCCCTTGGTAAAAGACTCACTAAATCGATAGCCTAGCGTTTCGATAAAATCATCAAATTCGTTTAGGGTATCAGTGCTACGTTTGCTACCACGCTTGCCACGGCTATAGCTTGCATTATCGGTGCTATTTAGGTCGTCACGGTTATCATAGATCAAGCGGTTAATCCTTGTAGTCGATTGTTGGCAGATTTGCTGACAGTCGCAAAGCAGTAAGAAAAATTATTATATAGCAAAACGGTTAGACACAAAACTGATGCAGGTTCATTGTAGCAAATCAGCTAAACATTCTAACAACAAAGACGACACTAATATTTAGGGCGTGTTGAATTCTTTGCAAATGAGCACTGCTGATAGCTAAAGAATTAGCAGCGCTGAATATAAAGCGAGTAGCAGCTGTAGCCGTCTAATTAGCCTGCATGTTATGATAGCACCGATTGAATATTTAGCCACTGAATTGCAGCGCGTCAATACGCCTCAACACGTTTTAAACTAAGAGTAATAGTTACTATGGAATTTTTAGGATTTACGATAGATGTCGCTACTTTGACAGATAGCGCTTTGAGCTTATTATTTAAGGTGCTGATTGCGCTTGCGATATTTATCGTCGGGCGCTGGCTGGCACAAAAAGCTACTACTTTCATTAATAAAATCATGGTGCGTAGTCACTTAGATGTGACCGCCGCTAACTTTTTAAGTCGTTTGATTTATGGCGTGATGATGGTCGTAGTGGCGTTGGCCGCACTCAATCAAGTGGGCGTGCATACTACCTCAGTAGTCGCAATCTTGGGTGGCGCAGCAGTGGCTATCGGTCTTGCGCTAAAAGATCAATTATCAAACTTTGCCGCGGGCATCATGATTGTCACCTTCAAACCTTTCGTAAAAGGTGATTATGTGCAAATCAGTAGTTATACAGGCACGGTTGGTGAGATTACTTTGGTCAATACCCATCTAACTACTATCAATAACCATGACGTTATCATTCCAAACAGTAGCATCACTACCTCAGCCGTTGTTAATTATACTGCTCTCCCAAATCGACGTGTCGATATCACTATCGGTGTCGGCTATGATGCTAATATTAAAACAGCCAAAGATCTAATATTAAAGCTAGCTATCGAGAATCCTGTTTCTTTTAACGATCCAGAGCCTATCGTACGAGTGACTAATTTGGGTGATAACTCGGTTGATTTGACCTTGAATGTTTGGACGACTAACGCTGATTGGTGGTCAATGCAGTGTGATTTGCTCGAACAGTTCAAAGAAGTATTTGACAGTGAAAAAATCGATATTCCTTTCCCGCAGCGTAGTGTGCATATCAAAGGCTTGGATCAGATGATAACAAATATGGATCAATCACAAAAGATACCGATGACTAAAGATACCGGTGACTAAAGATTGATTATTGATGCTGAGTTTATTATTAATAAGGGTTAGCTAAGCCTAATCCTTCTAAAATAGCAATCTCAAAGCGCTCCATCTGCTCCTGTTCAGCTTGTCCAATCTCATGATCAAAGCCTAGCAAATGCAATATGCCATGTATCAATAAATGGGTAATGTGCTGCGCTAGGGCTTTATTTTGCTCGTCCGCTTCACGCACTAGCACGTCATGACAGATAATCAATTCCCCCAAAGGGACAGTCGGCATCAGCTCAATAACACTCGCTGGTATCTCGCTGGGATAAGACAAAATATTAGTAGCATAA
Proteins encoded in this window:
- a CDS encoding NADH-quinone oxidoreductase subunit N; its protein translation is MNESMMNDLMGLMPYAPVIAVSITVLIVMIAIAIKRSHFITGTITVVGLNIGLFILIGQMTGYIESAPVLLEAGQLFAVDGFAQFNMLIIFICALACCTLSYAYMVSYSDNKDELYLLMLLSTVGALLMVCAQHMASFFVSLELLSVPLYGMLSYTFLRSKSLESGLKYLVLSAAASATLLMGMAFIYAQVGSLSFKSISLQLATMYQSPLLVLGTALMMFGIAFKLSAAPFHIWTPDVYEGAPAPVATYLASVTKVAMMALAIRFLLDTQLLALPSVQILITVMATLSILVGNLLAVRQTNLKRLLGYSSIAHMGYVLIIIVSIGPGADSVSTMYMAIYAFTSIGAFGVVTLMSSPFRLSGEADELVHYQGLFWRRPVLTASMTIMMLSLAGIPLTAGFITKLFAIFAAVQGVQWFLAAMIIIGSAIGLFYYLRVMLTLFKRPKQFIEFDVVGHWGVRTGGIMVIAVTLVIVYFGILPSTMIEWSTLARIW
- a CDS encoding ferredoxin--NADP reductase, giving the protein MSDNIQSVTVLSKTTWTPNLFSFTVTRPDSFKFTAGQFVRLGVNPSQLQYYKNNEQSAVDEAVNEDIFRAYSIVSSPFDEVLEFFSIVIPDGAFTSQLQHLQVGDELLLNTMPFGFLTLARYQKPEPKDLWLLATGTGLAPFLSMLQDLQTWQDYEHIVLAYSARTIEELAYLDKIQQLEADFGALVDDPAKLIFVPIVTREPMEGALTERLPKLLLDNSLQERAGISLDTDSAHVMLCGNPDMVEDTKETLKTLGFVMNRRGEGNIAVENYW
- a CDS encoding mechanosensitive ion channel family protein, producing the protein MEFLGFTIDVATLTDSALSLLFKVLIALAIFIVGRWLAQKATTFINKIMVRSHLDVTAANFLSRLIYGVMMVVVALAALNQVGVHTTSVVAILGGAAVAIGLALKDQLSNFAAGIMIVTFKPFVKGDYVQISSYTGTVGEITLVNTHLTTINNHDVIIPNSSITTSAVVNYTALPNRRVDITIGVGYDANIKTAKDLILKLAIENPVSFNDPEPIVRVTNLGDNSVDLTLNVWTTNADWWSMQCDLLEQFKEVFDSEKIDIPFPQRSVHIKGLDQMITNMDQSQKIPMTKDTGD
- the ybeY gene encoding rRNA maturation RNase YbeY; translated protein: MNNNVSGNQITISANENSDDNLLTDLYTEQTIQAALTATLEYVDAHIKDGLELPYFAEVSNELWQSKPKALDVYITDVIEGREINMEARGKDYATNILSYPSEIPASVIELMPTVPLGELIICHDVLVREADEQNKALAQHITHLLIHGILHLLGFDHEIGQAEQEQMERFEIAILEGLGLANPY